The sequence CATTACCGGGATCCTTTACATCGAATTGAGTTGAAAAAGCGCGAATAGCAGCCTCTTTTTTGTCGATGGTGGAGGAGATGTCAAATACAAAGTCGGGTGAGAAGGGTTGATCCTGCATGTAGTGAAGTACGTGCGCAGGGCGATGCGGTTTCTGGGTATTTCGGGAAGAATCCCTGGTTTCAATTTTGATAAGACCGCTATAGAAAATGGCATCTTTTATAAGTGAAGCGGCATCCCCGTGGTCAGGGTGCCGGTCGGCCGGAGCAGGTATCAGACAGATGTGGGGGCGGTATGTTCTCACGGCCCGGATAATCGGCAGCTGAAGCTCGCGTGTATTGCGCAGTTCGGTATCCGGCAATCCAAGATTTACCCTTTCTGTGAGCCCCAGGATTTTTGCAGCTGCTTCGGCTTCCCGAAGCCGTATCTCGGGTGTACCGCGCGATCCCATCTCGCCCCGGGTCAGGTCGGCTACTACCACCGATTTTCCCTGCTCTGCAAGGGCAGCAAGTGTTCCCGAACAGCTAAGCTCCGTGTCGTCAGGATGAGCTCCAAATGCGAGAATATCTGTTTTCATCAGTTCTAAAGCTTTTTATTTATATGAGTTATGTGCTATCATTCGTTAGAGACAGAATCAGGAAATGTATCACAGAATGGGTGGAGTCGGATATAAAATATAGTGAAACGTTTTGAAACGTTTTTCGTACCGAATAAATTGAACAAATAACGAAACATGAATTCTAGAACAATCACCACCCCACCAAAAACCCGGTTATGAACCGACTATGGATAAGTTTTATTGAAGGATCCCGGATTGCCCTCTCCGCGTTATGGGCAAATAAGGTGAGAGCCATTCTCACAACAACCTGTATCGTGATCGGAATTGTATCGGTAACAGCTATGAATACGATTACCGACGGTGTTGACCGGTCGTTTGAAGAGAGCATGGATATGCTGGGGAGAAATGTCGTTTTTGTAGAAAAATGGCCCTGGGGTTTTGGCGGAGAGTATAAATGGTGGGAGTACCGCAACCGCCGGGAAATGGAACTCTCCTATGTTGAGAAATTGAGACAGCTGGTGCCGAATTCAACATTTGTATCGGCTT comes from Rhodohalobacter mucosus and encodes:
- the bshB1 gene encoding bacillithiol biosynthesis deacetylase BshB1; this encodes MKTDILAFGAHPDDTELSCSGTLAALAEQGKSVVVADLTRGEMGSRGTPEIRLREAEAAAKILGLTERVNLGLPDTELRNTRELQLPIIRAVRTYRPHICLIPAPADRHPDHGDAASLIKDAIFYSGLIKIETRDSSRNTQKPHRPAHVLHYMQDQPFSPDFVFDISSTIDKKEAAIRAFSTQFDVKDPGNEPETYISDPGFFRALRARASHFGHLAGFEFGEGFLFAQKPFPATTFRFLEETLPKR